In Tenebrio molitor chromosome 6, icTenMoli1.1, whole genome shotgun sequence, one genomic interval encodes:
- the LOC138133099 gene encoding nose resistant to fluoxetine protein 6-like, which translates to MKLWALQMFDASSKVNPGILSLNLRWYGNYDQCLDIREVVGGGVIEGQYCNAFIILTDNLTAYFSQLFNIQNERAKAQIFENQQYYLGICIPKSCTVNDLNLLGNGVETLFKTPFHITFQDDFCTSRTKSIASPIDAYVFCFFGIVLAVVAVSTAYDVYLRKLRKKPDLFVVFSLYTNGKKLLGTHCENDNLKCLNGIRVLTMVWVIVAHLFIIRIYAFNTNNLYGFAEWQQRIENSVFFASSYAVETFFCMSGILVTYVHMKYLEKFSIKLHSFYLFRLLRLVPALAATILISISVVKYVTEGPIWHAVLKQHLTNCKETWWTTLLFVNNFIKYDDMCIHQSWYLSVDTQLYAMAPLILFSIKKNPTRTFLVIITLCFVCIVYTWTITVVKHVEFLVFYKLKQEDLPYVYFSTLSHMPAWLIGIVFGYFLYRNKNKKNSISQLANITLWLVSLCSMLALVLYHVVFTRHNYDLTRSAFFNSLSRPIWSLAVCFIIYSCSTGRGGCVNTFLSQPVFVVLGKLTYSMYLIHVLVIFVVVGNPKESTYFSNFEIFHDFCGIFVDILVCSFVICLVFETPVMLLIKYFFGRNTEIKRP; encoded by the exons ATGAAACTGTGGGCTTTACAGA TGTTTGACGCTAGCAGTAAAGTCAATCCTGGTATCTTGAGCTTAAACCTACGCTGGTACGGCAATTATGACCAATGTCTGGACATCAGAGAGGTTGTTGGTGGAGGCGTGATCGAAGGACAATACTGCAACGCgtttataattttgacagaTAATCTAACTGCCTATTTTTCACag ttattcaatattcaaaATGAAAGAGCCAAGGCACAAATTTTCGAGAACCAACAATACTATCTGGGAATCTGCATCCCCAAATCGTGTACGGTCAACGATTTGAATCTGTTGGGCAACGGCGTCGAGACGCTTTTCAAAACTCCTTTTCACATCACCTTTCAGGACGACTTTTGCACCTCCAGGACCAAATCCATCGCATCTCCAATTGATGCTTACGTTTT ttgtttttttggCATCGTCTTGGCTGTCGTGGCAGTCAGTACCGCTTACGACGTTTATTTGCGGAAGCTGCGGAAGAAACCAGACTTGTTTGTGGTGTTTTCGCTTTACACCAACGGGAAGAAGTTATTGGGGACGCATTGcgaaaatgacaatttgaaGTGTTTGAATGGGATCAGAGTCTTGACCATGGTGTGGGTGATAGTtgctcatttatttattattagaatTTATGCCTTCAACACCAACAATCTGTACGGTTTCGCAGAG TGGCAACAACGCATCGAAAATTCGGTCTTCTTCGCGTCATCCTACGCCGTCGAGACTTTCTTCTGTATGAGCGGAATCTTGGTTACCTACGTTCATATGAAGTACTTGGAGAAATTTAGCATCAAGCTGCATTCGTTTTACCTGTTCAGACTCTTGCGGCTTGTTCCCGCTTTAGCGGCAACCATTTTGATTTCTATCAGTGTAGTCAAGTATGTTACGGAAGGACCTATTTGGCATGCCGTCCTTAAGCAGCACCTGACAAATTGTAAGGAAACCTGGTGGACAACCCTACTCTTTGTCAACAATTTCATCAAGTACGACGATATG TGCATCCATCAGTCCTGGTACTTGTCAGTGGACACCCAACTGTACGCAATGGCGCCTTTGATTCTCTTCTCCATCAAGAAAAACCCCACCAGAACCTTTCTCGTCATAATTACCTTGTGTTTTGTTTGCATCGTGTACACCTGGACCATAACAGTTGTCAAACATGTTGAATTCTTAGTGTTTTACAA ACTTAAGCAGGAAGATCTTCCTTATGTCTACTTCTCTACATTATCCCACATGCCCGCCTGGTTGATCGGAATAGTTTTCGGGTACTTCCTCTaccgaaataaaaataaaaagaattcaATTTCGCAGCTGGCCAACATCACTCTCTGGTTGGTCTCACTGTGTTCGATGCTTGCTCTCGTCTTATACCACGTGGTCTTCACGAGGCACAATTACGACCTCACCAGATCAGCGTTTTTCAATTCTCTGTCGAGACCTATTTGGTCTCTTGCGGTGTGCTTCATCATTTACAGCTGCAGCACCGGACGCGGAG gTTGTGTCAACACTTTTCTTTCTCAGCCGGTATTTGTCGTTTTGGGAAAACTCACCTACTCCATGTACTTGATTCACGTTTTGGTCATTTTTGTCGTAGTAGGAAATCCGAAAGAATCCACTTACTTCAGCAACTTcgaaatt TTTCACGACTTTTGCGGCATTTTCGTTGATATTCTAGTGTGTTCCTTTGTGATTTGTCTTGTCTTCGAAACTCCAGTCATGTTgctgataaaatattttttcggacGAAATACTGAAATAAAGCGACCATAA